Below is a genomic region from Nitrosopumilus sp. b3.
AGTATACCAACATTTAACGAAGACCTAAACAGTAATGGTGATTGGTTTGATGATGACACTGACGGTGACGGAATTCCAACATATCTAGATAATGATGATGACGCAGATGGATTTGTAGGTGGAATTGGATTAGGTTTTGATTGTAATGATGTAGATGCAAGCATCAATCCTGATGCAAATGAAATTTGGGGAGATGATATAGATAACAACTGTGATGACGATGTTGATGAATCCTATGCAGTAAATGACTCCTATGATGTAGATGGAGATTCTGGAATATCTATACCTGCGCCTGGCGTATTAGATAATGATCAATATGATATATCGATGACCGTATCTATAATTGAAACATCAATACCATCTCCAGGTTTACTAGTTAATAGTGATGGAAGCTTTGTGTTTACTCCATCCGATTTATTCTTTGGAACTGTTTCATTTACTTATGTTATATTAGATGAAGATGGGGTTACTCAGAGTAATGAATCAACTGTAACTTTGACACAATCATTTTGTGGTAATGATGTTAGTCTCTATAATGTCATAGAAGGAACAAACGGTAATGACAAACTAAAAGGAACTGACGGAAATGATTTGATCTTGGGATTGGATGGCAATGACAAAATTAATGCAAAGAAAGGTGATGACTGTATCTATGGTGGAGATGGCAAAGACAATATTAATGGTCATGACGGAATGGATGAAATTCATGGAGGATCAGGAGATGACAAAATTAGAGGACATGCTGGTGATGATATAATATTTGGAGATGCTGGAAATGATAACCTTACTGGAAATAATGGATTAGATGAAATTCATGGTGGAGATGGAAATGACAAGATTACTGGAAACAATCATGATGACAGATTATTTGGAGATGCTGGAAATGATAAAATTGGAGGAGGAAATGGTGATGACTTTATTGATGGTGGAGATAATTATGATTATTGTAAGGGTAACAAAGGTGATAATACTATAATTAATTGTGAAAAAGGTGATTCAAATACTGAGACTGGAGATCAAAAACAATTAACTGGTATAATTAGAGATTTTAAGAAAAACCATGATGATATGGAGCAAGGA
It encodes:
- a CDS encoding fibro-slime domain-containing protein; amino-acid sequence: SIPTFNEDLNSNGDWFDDDTDGDGIPTYLDNDDDADGFVGGIGLGFDCNDVDASINPDANEIWGDDIDNNCDDDVDESYAVNDSYDVDGDSGISIPAPGVLDNDQYDISMTVSIIETSIPSPGLLVNSDGSFVFTPSDLFFGTVSFTYVILDEDGVTQSNESTVTLTQSFCGNDVSLYNVIEGTNGNDKLKGTDGNDLILGLDGNDKINAKKGDDCIYGGDGKDNINGHDGMDEIHGGSGDDKIRGHAGDDIIFGDAGNDNLTGNNGLDEIHGGDGNDKITGNNHDDRLFGDAGNDKIGGGNGDDFIDGGDNYDYCKGNKGDNTIINCEKGDSNTETGDQKQLTGIIRDFKKNHDDMEQGCSGGLCSSVEPGIVKSVLGGDGKPEFNQDTISTNGQANFVQWYNDVNGVNKSDDITLTLDNTITSDPSVYTFESGPGFFPIDGKLFGNQGLSHNYHFTIEFHSTIEFENDQMFKFTGDDDVWVFIDDKLVIDLGGVHPKSTAEITSTQLINDYGLQTGETYDIDIFFAERQTVQSNFRIDTSMGMS